A single window of Intrasporangium calvum DSM 43043 DNA harbors:
- a CDS encoding dihydroorotase, giving the protein MTRLLVRGARILGGHPADLLIEDGVIRQVGSLGAAEGVEVMDADGLVALPGLVDLHVHLREPGREDAETIATGSAAAAAGGFTAVFAMANTSPVTDTAEAAERILDLGRASGLVDVVPVGAVTKGLDGAELAELGLMARSRARVRVFSDDGRCVHDARLMRRALEYIKPFGGVISQHAQDPHLADGSACCHEGELSGRLGLPGWPAVAEETIVARDVMLARHTGSRVHVAHVSTAGTVEVVRWAKAQGIDVTAEVTPHHLALTTDLLVGYDPVYKVNPPLRPQEDVEALRAALADGTIDAVATDHAPHARHDKEHTFVDAAFGMLGLETALAVVSDLMVRPGLLDWSDVARVMSTTPARIGGLPDQGRPLQPGSPANITLVDPDREVTVDAAASRSLSRNNPWHGRTLRGAVHATIHRGTVTHSTDTNVMETAS; this is encoded by the coding sequence ATGACCCGACTGCTCGTTCGAGGAGCCCGCATCCTGGGCGGTCACCCAGCAGACCTGCTCATCGAGGACGGCGTCATCAGGCAGGTCGGCTCGCTCGGCGCTGCCGAAGGGGTGGAAGTGATGGACGCGGACGGCCTTGTGGCGCTGCCGGGGCTGGTCGACCTGCACGTCCACCTCCGCGAGCCGGGCCGAGAGGACGCCGAGACCATCGCCACCGGCTCGGCCGCGGCGGCCGCCGGTGGCTTCACGGCCGTCTTCGCCATGGCCAACACGAGCCCGGTCACCGACACCGCGGAGGCGGCCGAGCGCATCCTCGACCTCGGCCGGGCCAGTGGCCTCGTCGACGTGGTCCCGGTCGGCGCCGTCACCAAGGGGCTCGATGGGGCCGAGCTCGCCGAGCTCGGGCTGATGGCCCGCTCCCGCGCGCGCGTCCGCGTCTTCTCCGACGACGGTCGGTGCGTCCACGACGCCCGCCTGATGCGACGCGCCCTCGAGTACATCAAGCCGTTCGGTGGCGTCATCTCCCAGCACGCCCAGGACCCGCACCTCGCGGACGGCTCGGCCTGCTGTCACGAGGGGGAGCTGTCCGGCCGGCTCGGGCTGCCCGGCTGGCCCGCGGTCGCAGAGGAGACCATCGTCGCCCGAGATGTCATGCTCGCCAGGCACACCGGCTCGCGCGTGCACGTGGCCCACGTCTCGACCGCCGGCACGGTCGAGGTGGTCCGCTGGGCCAAGGCGCAGGGGATCGACGTCACTGCGGAGGTCACCCCTCACCACCTGGCTCTCACGACCGACCTGCTCGTCGGCTACGACCCGGTCTACAAGGTCAACCCGCCGCTGCGGCCGCAGGAGGACGTCGAGGCGCTGCGCGCGGCGCTCGCCGACGGGACCATCGACGCCGTCGCGACAGACCACGCGCCGCACGCGCGGCACGACAAGGAGCACACCTTCGTCGACGCAGCCTTCGGGATGCTCGGCCTCGAGACCGCCCTGGCCGTCGTCAGCGACCTCATGGTCCGACCCGGCCTGCTCGACTGGTCCGACGTCGCGCGCGTGATGTCGACCACCCCGGCGCGGATCGGTGGCCTGCCGGACCAGGGCCGCCCGCTGCAGCCGGGCTCGCCGGCGAACATCACGCTCGTCGATCCGGACCGCGAGGTGACCGTCGACGCCGCGGCGAGCCGTAGCCTCTCACGCAACAACCCGTGGCACGGGCGCACCCTCAGGGGCGCAGTCCACGCGACCATCCACCGCGGGACGGTCACCCACAGCACCGACACGAACGTGATGGAGACCGCATCGTGA
- the efp gene encoding elongation factor P: protein MATTNDLKNGMVLNIDGQLWSVVEFQHVKPGKGPAFVRTKLKAVLSGKVVDKTFNAGTKVETSNVDKRTMQYLYKDGDDFVFMDTDTYDQLHVPQAVVGDAANYLLENQNAIVATHESAPLYVELPASVVLEITFTEPGLQGDRSTGGTKPATLETGAQIQVPLFLETGTKVKVDTRDGSYLGRVND, encoded by the coding sequence ATGGCAACGACCAACGACCTGAAGAACGGCATGGTGCTCAACATCGACGGACAGCTGTGGTCCGTCGTCGAGTTCCAGCACGTCAAGCCGGGCAAGGGCCCCGCCTTCGTGCGGACGAAGCTCAAGGCCGTCCTGTCCGGCAAGGTCGTCGACAAGACGTTCAACGCCGGCACCAAGGTCGAGACGAGCAACGTCGACAAGCGGACCATGCAGTACCTCTACAAGGACGGCGACGACTTCGTCTTCATGGACACGGACACCTACGACCAGCTCCACGTGCCCCAGGCCGTCGTCGGGGACGCCGCGAACTACCTGCTCGAGAACCAGAACGCCATCGTGGCCACGCATGAGAGCGCCCCGCTCTACGTCGAGCTGCCCGCCTCGGTCGTCCTCGAGATCACGTTCACCGAGCCGGGCCTGCAGGGCGACCGCTCCACCGGCGGCACCAAGCCGGCCACCCTCGAGACGGGCGCCCAGATCCAGGTCCCGCTGTTCCTCGAGACCGGCACCAAGGTCAAGGTCGACACGCGCGACGGGTCGTACCTCGGCCGTGTGAACGACTGA
- the pyrR gene encoding bifunctional pyr operon transcriptional regulator/uracil phosphoribosyltransferase PyrR: MTCPDLNTPAPHPTIPEDARDVLSSDDIARALRRIGHEILERNKGAADLVLLGIPSRGVPLAQRLGAAIEAVEGVAVPVGELDVTLHRDDLRRQPTRAAHRSRIPETGIDDKVVVLVDDVLYSGRTIRAALDALSELGRPRAVRLAVLVDRGHRELPIRADHVGKNLPTSRDERVHVRLSELDGLDVVRISGGEGR; this comes from the coding sequence GTGACCTGCCCTGACCTGAACACGCCGGCACCACATCCCACCATTCCGGAGGACGCTCGAGACGTCCTCAGCTCGGATGACATCGCCCGGGCGTTGCGGCGCATCGGGCACGAGATCCTCGAGCGCAACAAAGGCGCAGCCGACCTCGTCCTCCTCGGAATCCCCTCCCGCGGAGTGCCGCTCGCCCAGCGGCTCGGCGCCGCGATCGAAGCGGTGGAAGGCGTCGCCGTGCCGGTCGGAGAGCTCGACGTGACCCTGCACCGCGACGACCTGCGTCGCCAACCGACGCGGGCGGCACACCGCTCGCGCATCCCCGAGACCGGGATCGACGACAAGGTCGTCGTGCTCGTCGACGACGTGCTCTACTCCGGCCGGACCATCCGCGCCGCCCTCGACGCGCTGTCGGAGCTGGGCCGGCCCCGAGCGGTCCGTCTCGCGGTCCTCGTCGACCGCGGTCACCGTGAGCTGCCGATCCGGGCGGATCACGTCGGCAAGAACCTCCCCACCTCCCGCGACGAGCGCGTCCACGTGCGGCTGTCCGAGCTCGACGGGCTCGACGTGGTGCGCATCAGCGGAGGGGAGGGCCGATGA
- a CDS encoding aspartate carbamoyltransferase catalytic subunit, whose product MTRHMLSSADLSRTEVLDILATAESMHDLQRREVKKVPTLRGRTVINFFFEDSTRTRSSFEIAGKWMSADTINLSAKGSSTSKGESLRDTAMTIDAMAVDALVIRHNASGACHQVAQWVRCSVINAGDGTHEHPTQALLDAYTLRSRLGDLDGKHVVIVGDLTHSRVFRSNVITLKTLGARVTVVAPPTLMPSGIVGWSATDGFATSWDLDAVLDGEDPVDAVMMLRVQRERMSGGYFPTAREYTVGYGLTRDRLDRLVARNPDVLILHPGPMNRGLEIAAEAADSARSVVLDQVSAGVAVRMAVLYHLLAGNDDAPREPAELETSTTGASAPSAPTQPEGVAR is encoded by the coding sequence ATGACTCGACACATGCTCTCGTCGGCGGACCTCAGCCGCACCGAGGTCCTGGACATCCTCGCCACAGCCGAGTCGATGCACGACCTCCAGCGACGTGAGGTGAAGAAGGTCCCGACCCTCCGCGGTCGCACCGTGATCAACTTCTTCTTCGAGGACTCGACCCGCACCCGCTCGTCCTTCGAGATCGCCGGGAAGTGGATGTCCGCCGACACCATCAACCTCTCGGCCAAGGGGTCGTCGACCTCGAAGGGAGAGAGCCTCCGCGACACCGCCATGACCATCGACGCGATGGCCGTGGACGCCCTCGTCATCCGCCACAACGCCTCCGGCGCCTGCCACCAGGTGGCCCAGTGGGTGCGCTGCTCGGTGATCAACGCCGGAGACGGGACCCATGAGCACCCGACGCAGGCGCTGCTCGACGCGTACACGCTCCGGAGTCGCCTCGGCGACCTCGACGGCAAGCACGTCGTGATCGTCGGCGACCTCACGCACTCGCGCGTCTTCCGGAGCAACGTCATCACGCTCAAGACGCTGGGAGCCAGAGTGACCGTCGTCGCACCCCCCACCCTGATGCCGAGTGGCATCGTCGGCTGGAGTGCCACGGACGGGTTCGCCACGTCGTGGGACCTCGACGCCGTGCTCGACGGCGAGGACCCCGTGGACGCGGTCATGATGCTCCGGGTCCAGCGCGAACGGATGAGCGGCGGGTACTTCCCGACGGCTCGGGAGTACACCGTCGGCTACGGCCTGACGCGAGACCGCCTCGACCGGCTCGTGGCGCGCAACCCTGACGTGCTCATCCTGCACCCGGGCCCGATGAACCGCGGGCTCGAGATCGCGGCCGAGGCTGCGGACAGCGCCCGGTCGGTCGTCCTCGACCAGGTCTCCGCGGGTGTCGCCGTCCGGATGGCAGTCCTCTATCACCTGCTCGCAGGCAACGACGACGCGCCGCGCGAGCCGGCCGAGCTCGAGACCAGCACGACCGGGGCGTCCGCGCCGTCGGCCCCCACGCAGCCTGAAGGAGTTGCCCGATGA
- the nusB gene encoding transcription antitermination factor NusB, which translates to MSARSKARARALDILFEADQRGLNAEVLLDERLRDPESRAGNNPYTADLVRGVVGRWRDIDAALTDYSQGWTLDRMPAVDRAILRVGAWEVLFNDDIPDAAAIAEAVALATELSTDESPGFVNGLLARLSEVKATIV; encoded by the coding sequence TTGTCCGCACGCAGCAAGGCCCGGGCCCGGGCCCTCGACATCCTCTTCGAGGCCGACCAGCGCGGGCTGAACGCCGAGGTGCTCCTCGACGAGCGGCTGCGGGACCCCGAGAGCCGCGCCGGCAACAACCCCTACACCGCCGATCTCGTGCGCGGGGTCGTCGGCAGGTGGCGCGACATCGACGCGGCCCTGACCGACTACAGCCAGGGGTGGACGCTGGACCGGATGCCCGCCGTCGACCGCGCGATCCTGCGCGTCGGCGCCTGGGAGGTCCTCTTCAACGACGACATCCCGGACGCCGCGGCGATCGCCGAGGCGGTCGCCCTCGCGACGGAGCTCTCGACGGACGAGTCGCCGGGTTTCGTCAACGGTCTGCTCGCCCGGCTCTCCGAGGTCAAGGCGACCATCGTCTGA
- the carA gene encoding glutamine-hydrolyzing carbamoyl-phosphate synthase small subunit yields MTLNPPSPTGLVRQPAVLVLEDGRSFRGLSYGAVGETLGEAVFSTGMTGYQETLTDPSYHRQVIVMTAPHIGNTGVNDEDGESRRIWAAGFVVRDPALRSSNWRARRDLEDELRDQGVVGICEIDTRALTRHLRERGSMRVGIFSGSTAQRPPTELLDRVLAAPRMEGAALAEEVSTRQSYVVPARGQKRFTVAALDLGIKEMTPQLMAERGIEVHVLPARSTIEDVMTVGEHGPDGVFFSNGPGDPATAEREITLLRQVLGDRVPFFGICFGNQLLGRALGFGTYKLKYGHRGINQPVLDRATGKVEVTAHNHGFAVDAPLDDVSDTPFGRARVSHVCLNDDVVEGLECLDVPAYSVQYHPEAAAGPHDAAYLFDRFIELMERRGEGEDTSEERVRPGAPTSATGDMERRGEGEDTSEERVRPGAPTSATAEMVESTTAEQNREAN; encoded by the coding sequence GTGACCCTCAACCCACCCAGCCCGACCGGGCTCGTCCGCCAGCCCGCCGTGCTCGTCCTCGAGGACGGCCGCAGTTTCCGCGGACTGTCCTACGGAGCCGTGGGCGAGACCCTGGGCGAGGCCGTCTTCTCGACCGGGATGACGGGCTACCAGGAGACGCTGACCGACCCGAGCTACCACCGGCAGGTCATCGTCATGACAGCCCCACACATCGGCAACACCGGGGTCAACGACGAAGACGGCGAGTCGCGTCGGATCTGGGCTGCCGGCTTCGTCGTCCGCGACCCCGCTCTGCGTTCCTCGAACTGGCGCGCCCGCCGCGACCTCGAGGACGAGCTGCGCGACCAGGGCGTGGTCGGCATCTGCGAGATCGACACCAGGGCGCTCACCCGGCACCTGCGCGAGCGCGGCTCCATGCGGGTGGGCATCTTCAGCGGCAGCACGGCGCAGCGTCCCCCGACCGAGCTGCTGGACCGGGTCCTCGCCGCCCCCCGGATGGAGGGGGCCGCTCTCGCCGAGGAGGTCAGCACGAGGCAGTCCTATGTCGTCCCAGCGCGAGGGCAGAAGCGCTTCACCGTCGCGGCACTCGACCTCGGGATCAAGGAGATGACCCCCCAGCTGATGGCCGAACGCGGCATCGAGGTCCACGTCCTCCCGGCGAGGTCCACGATCGAGGACGTCATGACGGTGGGCGAGCACGGTCCCGACGGCGTCTTCTTCTCCAACGGGCCCGGGGACCCGGCGACCGCCGAGCGCGAGATCACCCTGCTCCGTCAGGTTCTCGGCGACCGGGTGCCCTTCTTCGGGATCTGCTTCGGGAACCAGCTGCTCGGCCGGGCCCTCGGTTTCGGCACCTACAAGCTGAAGTACGGCCACCGCGGGATCAACCAGCCGGTGCTGGACCGGGCCACCGGCAAGGTGGAGGTCACCGCCCACAACCACGGGTTCGCCGTCGACGCACCGCTCGACGACGTCAGCGACACTCCCTTCGGGCGGGCGCGGGTCTCGCATGTGTGCCTCAACGACGACGTGGTCGAGGGTCTCGAGTGCCTCGACGTGCCCGCCTACTCCGTCCAGTACCACCCCGAGGCGGCCGCCGGCCCTCACGACGCCGCGTACTTGTTCGACCGCTTCATCGAGCTGATGGAGCGGCGAGGAGAGGGTGAGGACACGAGCGAGGAACGAGTGAGGCCCGGAGCCCCGACGAGCGCGACCGGAGACATGGAGCGGCGAGGAGAGGGTGAGGACACGAGCGAGGAACGAGTGAGGCCCGGAGCCCCGACGAGCGCGACCGCAGAAATGGTCGAGTCCACGACCGCAGAGCAGAACAGGGAAGCAAACTGA
- a CDS encoding flavodoxin family protein yields the protein MTARLLVVHHTPSPATQEILEAVLAGTRADGIEGVAVDVQPALSATASDLLAADAVLLGTPANIGYMSGALKHFFDTVYYPTFGAKRGLPYGYWVHGNNDTEGARRAIESIAGALGWVGSAAPLLVTGPVDREVREAAFELGGTLAAVLMG from the coding sequence GTGACCGCGCGGCTGCTCGTCGTCCACCACACGCCTTCTCCGGCGACCCAGGAGATCCTCGAGGCGGTGCTCGCCGGTACCCGGGCCGACGGTATCGAGGGCGTCGCTGTCGACGTCCAGCCGGCGCTGTCCGCGACCGCGAGCGACCTGCTCGCCGCCGATGCGGTCCTGCTGGGGACCCCGGCGAACATCGGCTACATGAGCGGTGCCCTGAAACACTTCTTCGACACCGTCTACTACCCCACGTTCGGGGCGAAGCGCGGCCTGCCCTACGGCTACTGGGTCCACGGCAACAACGACACCGAGGGCGCCCGCCGGGCGATCGAGTCGATCGCCGGCGCCCTCGGATGGGTGGGGTCCGCCGCGCCCCTGCTCGTCACCGGGCCGGTGGACCGAGAGGTGCGAGAGGCCGCGTTCGAACTGGGCGGGACGCTTGCCGCCGTGCTCATGGGGTGA